The proteins below are encoded in one region of Fimbriimonadaceae bacterium:
- the cmk gene encoding (d)CMP kinase gives MIQRRLVIAIDGPAGSGKSTVASLLSLSVGIQVMDTGAMYRAVALAAMRQGIDPADPIAVANLAAETQISFSADLPPEILLDGRPVGDQIRSLEVGQAASILSAHTAVRKSLVPRQQEYIQGRSAILEGRDTTTVVAPDADLKIFLTASIEERARRRWLQLRGPGGPSLQDVVREVVQRDHRDYTRADSPLTLAEDAVILETFGLDPEEVTKKIVRLLADTGKLPA, from the coding sequence TTGATCCAAAGACGCCTTGTCATCGCCATCGACGGACCCGCCGGTTCGGGCAAGTCGACCGTCGCTTCCCTGCTCTCGCTCAGCGTCGGCATCCAGGTGATGGACACCGGCGCGATGTACCGGGCAGTGGCGCTCGCCGCGATGCGGCAAGGAATCGACCCCGCCGACCCGATCGCAGTCGCCAACCTCGCGGCGGAGACGCAGATCAGCTTTTCTGCGGACCTCCCTCCCGAGATCCTGCTGGACGGGCGACCCGTCGGGGACCAGATCAGGAGCTTGGAAGTCGGCCAAGCGGCCAGCATCCTCAGCGCCCACACCGCCGTCCGGAAGAGCCTGGTGCCGAGGCAGCAGGAATACATCCAGGGGCGCTCCGCCATTCTGGAAGGCCGCGACACCACGACCGTCGTCGCACCGGACGCCGACCTTAAGATTTTCCTCACGGCAAGCATCGAGGAGCGGGCGCGACGGCGCTGGCTTCAGCTTAGGGGGCCCGGCGGGCCAAGCCTGCAGGACGTCGTCCGAGAGGTCGTCCAACGCGACCACCGAGACTACACGCGGGCGGACAGCCCGCTGACCCTGGCCGAAGACGCCGTCATCCTGGAGACCTTCGGGCTGGACCCAGAAGAAGTGACGAAGAAAATCGTCAGGCTCCTTGCGGACACTGGTAAATTGCCTGCATGA
- a CDS encoding DUF1579 family protein, which produces MIIVGFFVPMFAIAQDSTDMAQMMEPPAQMKEIAKHLPGTWEGELTMSEMDGSKMKVKANFTAGMVLGGRFAQEMHTYDFMGVKMAGMLLLTYDETMEKWVSWWFDQTSATGMRMVETAQKEGESLEMTSDPTPMPGMEEPTVMRYTLSHKGTDEMGMKLEMKMPDDTWFTLMEGTYKKK; this is translated from the coding sequence ATGATCATCGTCGGCTTCTTCGTGCCGATGTTCGCGATTGCGCAAGACAGCACGGACATGGCCCAGATGATGGAGCCACCCGCCCAGATGAAGGAGATCGCCAAGCACCTGCCTGGCACCTGGGAGGGCGAGCTCACGATGTCCGAGATGGACGGCTCCAAGATGAAGGTGAAGGCGAACTTCACGGCTGGCATGGTGCTGGGCGGCCGCTTCGCCCAGGAGATGCACACCTATGACTTCATGGGCGTGAAGATGGCGGGGATGCTCCTGCTGACCTACGACGAGACCATGGAAAAGTGGGTCAGTTGGTGGTTCGACCAGACCAGCGCGACCGGGATGCGCATGGTGGAAACGGCGCAGAAAGAGGGAGAGTCACTCGAGATGACGAGCGACCCCACCCCCATGCCCGGCATGGAGGAGCCGACTGTGATGCGCTACACCCTGTCGCACAAAGGCACGGACGAGATGGGCATGAAGCTCGAAATGAAGATGCCAGACGACACGTGGTTCACGTTGATGGAAGGGACCTACAAGAAGAAGTGA
- a CDS encoding type IV pilus twitching motility protein PilT — protein MANEFSWDKVLGEGGSGEVPPPVDSEAELEKILSQIGKLTGRSDEPGEEETTPGLTIEQADTLASHDARIAKSIENPTGEHYVPAAIPRDLVEPVATHIPTHASDEDEFGAPPPGHEREPNKSNNGKYHVDSLIQQPTYHKTTDDMLPLKEVHLDEILKAGVERKASDIHITTGLPPMVRVDGEIIPLPYEVVNPETAKRLIYEVLTDEHLQKFEQTRELDFAYTAKAVARFRVNVYMQRGSVAAALRMIPNRIPSYDDLKLPSIIRDIAKRTSGLILVTGPTGSGKSTTIAAMLDDINAQLQGHIMTIEDPIEYLHRHKKCMVNQREMHADTYSFHNALRAVLREDPDIILVGELRDLETIEAALTLAETGHLVFGTLHTRNAPSTIDRVVDVFPSDQQDQIRVLLANTIEGVIAQQLLPKLGGGRCAALEIMIGIPAIRNLIREAKTHQMYSVIETNRQIGMQTMDSHLAELFRTGQVSYEECLMRAVDKETFARLAKNVA, from the coding sequence ATGGCGAACGAATTCAGTTGGGACAAAGTGCTTGGTGAAGGGGGATCTGGGGAAGTTCCGCCGCCGGTCGACAGCGAAGCGGAACTTGAGAAGATTCTGAGCCAGATCGGCAAGCTGACCGGTCGTAGTGACGAACCAGGTGAAGAGGAGACGACGCCCGGACTCACGATCGAGCAGGCTGATACCTTAGCGAGCCACGATGCTCGCATCGCCAAGTCCATTGAGAACCCGACCGGCGAACACTACGTGCCGGCCGCGATCCCCCGCGACCTTGTCGAACCGGTCGCAACCCATATTCCGACACATGCGAGTGACGAAGACGAATTTGGCGCCCCGCCGCCGGGTCATGAACGCGAGCCGAACAAGTCGAACAACGGTAAGTACCACGTCGATTCGCTTATCCAACAACCGACATATCATAAGACGACCGACGATATGCTGCCGCTTAAGGAAGTCCACCTGGACGAGATCCTTAAGGCCGGCGTCGAACGAAAGGCGAGCGACATCCACATCACGACGGGCCTTCCTCCCATGGTTCGCGTGGACGGCGAGATCATTCCCCTGCCCTACGAAGTCGTCAACCCCGAAACGGCCAAGCGACTTATTTACGAGGTCCTTACAGACGAGCACCTGCAAAAGTTCGAGCAGACGCGCGAGCTTGACTTCGCCTACACGGCCAAGGCGGTGGCCCGCTTCCGTGTGAACGTTTACATGCAACGCGGATCGGTCGCGGCGGCGCTCAGAATGATCCCGAACAGGATCCCTTCGTACGACGACCTCAAACTTCCTTCGATTATCCGTGACATTGCAAAACGTACCAGCGGCCTTATCTTGGTCACTGGGCCGACGGGTTCTGGTAAGTCCACTACCATCGCGGCGATGTTGGATGACATTAACGCGCAACTCCAGGGCCACATCATGACGATCGAAGACCCGATCGAATACTTGCACCGCCACAAGAAGTGCATGGTGAACCAACGCGAGATGCACGCGGACACGTATTCGTTCCACAATGCCTTAAGGGCCGTCCTCCGCGAAGACCCGGACATTATCCTCGTCGGCGAGCTTCGCGACTTGGAGACGATCGAGGCGGCGCTCACCCTTGCGGAAACCGGGCACCTTGTTTTCGGCACGCTCCACACCAGGAACGCGCCTTCGACCATCGACCGCGTGGTCGACGTCTTCCCTTCGGACCAGCAGGACCAGATCCGCGTCCTTCTCGCGAACACGATCGAGGGAGTCATCGCCCAGCAGCTTCTGCCGAAGCTTGGCGGCGGCCGCTGCGCGGCGCTGGAGATCATGATCGGCATTCCCGCCATCCGCAACCTGATCCGCGAAGCCAAGACGCACCAGATGTACTCGGTCATCGAGACCAACCGTCAGATCGGGATGCAGACCATGGACAGCCACTTGGCGGAGCTCTTCCGCACAGGGCAAGTCTCCTACGAGGAGTGCCTCATGCGAGCGGTGGACAAGGAAACGTTTGCCCGCCTGGCGAAAAATGTAGCGTAA